The sequence below is a genomic window from Cytophagia bacterium CHB2.
GCTAAAGTATCATCTCAAAAAAACAATCAAACTCAGGCGACGTGTTTAATCATATTTCGCCAACTCGGCTTTGGCCTCGTGATAGATTTTGGTTTTTTCGGCGAATGGAATGAACAGGCTTTTGAAACCGTTGAGGATGATTTTTTTGACTTGCTCGTAATTCAAATCCCAGGTTTGCACTGCCAACCACAGCTCGTCGGTCATGGTTGTGCGCGAGATCAGCCGGTTATCGGTGTTAAGCGTGACACGCAATTGGCGATCGAGAAATTTCTTAAACGGATGATGCTCGATGCGCAGCACGGCCTTGGTTTGCACGTTGCTGATCAGGCAAACTTCCAGCGGAATGCGATGATCGCAGACATAGTTAAGCAGCTCTTCATCTTCAATCAAGCGCGTGCCGTGCCCGATGCGATGCGCGCCGCAGGCATGAATGGCCTGGTAAATGCTGTCCGGGCCGTAGGCCTCGCCGGCATGCACGGTGCAATTGATGCAATGTTTGCGAATGAAATAAAAAGCCTTGGCATGATCTTTCGCCGGGTTGCCAAACTCGCGGCCGGCAAGATCGAACGCCACCACGCCTTTGCCTTTGTATTGCAAGGTCAGTTCGGCCAGCCGGAGCGTGGCCTCCGGCGTCATGCTGCGAATCGCGCAGATAATCACGGCGGCGCGAATCGGGAATTTTTTCTCCGCTTCGCCCAGGCCTTCCAACACGGCGTCAACAACCTGTTCGAGCGACAACCCCTTTTGCTGATGCAAAATCGGCGAATAGCGCACTTCGATGTAGCGCAAATTCTCCGCTGCGGCATCTTCGGCAAGCTCGTATGCGATGCGCCGCAGTGATTCATAATCCTGCATCAGCTTGAGCGTGAAGTCGAACTTATCAATATACTCGTTGAGGTTTTCGACCTGGCCTTTGACCGAGAGAAAATCGTAAACGTCTTGTTCATTCGTGCTCGGCAACGGCAGGCCGTTCGCTTTCGCCAACTCCATTGCGGTTTTCACCCGTATCGAGCCATCGAGATGGCAGTGCAAGTCGGTTTTGGGAAGCGCGTGCAAGAAGTCACGGGTGATGGTCATGCGAATTCTCCTCAATCAAGCGGTCGCCGCTTCAGGTTGGCGGGCTTTGGTTTTGGGTGGTGCGGATTTTTGCTGTTTTCGGCTTCCGCGCGTCTCAGGAAGCAGGGTGATCAACGTGCCGAGCGTCAATACCATGCCGCCAATCCAAACCCAGTTGACCAGGGGATTGAGATAAATATGAAACGTGGCGGCATTGGTTTCCGGCTGGTGGGCGCCGAGCACGACATAAAGATCTTCGCGCAAATTGGAAAAGAGCGCGACTTCAGTGGTCGGCTGCTCTTGCACGATATAAAAATGTTTTTGGGGATAAATCGTATCCACCACCTCGCCCTCGCGTTTGACCACCATGGTGGCTTGCACGACGACTTTGTTGGGATCTTCGAACTGCTTGGTATTTTGATAAACCAGCTCATAGTCGCGCAATTTGAGTGATTCGCCCGGCTTCACCTGGCCTTCAATTTCTTGCGTGAAGGCTGCGCCCGTGACGCCCACGAACAATAACACCATGCCGAAATGCACGATGTAGCCGCCGTAGCGCCGCCGGTTTTTTAGCAGGAGATGCC
It includes:
- the add gene encoding adenosine deaminase; amino-acid sequence: MTITRDFLHALPKTDLHCHLDGSIRVKTAMELAKANGLPLPSTNEQDVYDFLSVKGQVENLNEYIDKFDFTLKLMQDYESLRRIAYELAEDAAAENLRYIEVRYSPILHQQKGLSLEQVVDAVLEGLGEAEKKFPIRAAVIICAIRSMTPEATLRLAELTLQYKGKGVVAFDLAGREFGNPAKDHAKAFYFIRKHCINCTVHAGEAYGPDSIYQAIHACGAHRIGHGTRLIEDEELLNYVCDHRIPLEVCLISNVQTKAVLRIEHHPFKKFLDRQLRVTLNTDNRLISRTTMTDELWLAVQTWDLNYEQVKKIILNGFKSLFIPFAEKTKIYHEAKAELAKYD